The Calonectris borealis chromosome 6, bCalBor7.hap1.2, whole genome shotgun sequence genome contains the following window.
GGAAATTCCCATTAGCAATGGGACTTGTCGTCAGTGTTTAAGagcacagaaaatgttttctgaatcttTAGTCAACTCAGCCCACAACCAAAGAGcttctcagaaataaaaccaTGGAGAGTTATTTATACTCAGCCAAGCTGAAAGGAAAAGCTACTCACCTCTTGTTTTGATACTTGTCTGTCCTGGCCAAGGCTTTTCCAGTGCCACTTATTCTTCTTATCTACAAGAAAAATTtagaagtgaaaaacaaatcactCATAAGGAAAACAATTCACAACACAAGTTCTACAGTTcttgaaaggaattaaaaagggaCAGATAGACATATATTATTGGTCAGGCTCTTGTGTACCTGTATGAGTCTTACATCTGGAAGCAGAATAGTGACAGGCAGGTAACTGGGGTGAAAAAGGCACGTGCCTTTCTAATATTGCTCTTCAAGAGCCCAATTCAATTAAAGGGCATCTAGAACTGGATCAAACATACCACAGCCACATGACATAGAACATCATACCTCTAAATTCCCAAGACCAGCTCAAATTTGTGCacaccttcttttttttgcaaggatAACTGCATGTCAGGGCAGGTATCACCCTATGCCTGGCACAAAGCCAACCTTAAAACCACAATACAGGCCCCAAACTGGATTTGAATTAAATTTGTGCTTGTCAGGTGATCAGTTTGTGTTTTGGTATTAACATGTCTCAATGCCTTTGTTTTGATGGGAAGCATCACCTCCCATGAAATGCTCAAGGAGGAGCAGGCaggtttttctggatttttcttttttgttctagCGATGCCAGTACTACAGCAGTAGTATCAGATCTTCTAGCTTGGAAGGCTGAACCTAGTCATCATTTACAAGATCATGTGCAGCAGGCATGCCACCTAAAAGAGGAAAGTGAACCCTACATTATCCCAGCATGCTGTGCCAATGGCAACAGATGGAACAGCTGGTATAGAGAGGCAGGGTATGCATTAGGTGACAGCAAAGCAGCAATTTGCAAAATAACATCTCGCTTTAGCTACAGAGAAAGCTCCTTAAGATTAAGCATCGACAGTGTTCAGATTTTGGGGAACCATAGTGGAAAACATGAGGGAAGGAGAAAACCCAAATGCTCTTTCTTCTAAGGTGAAGAGAAAGAAGCTATGAAGTAATAAGCATATCTTTGCAATTAATACAGAGATGTAGTAGAAGGTAAAGGTATGATTTATTCATCTTGTTCAGAATCAAGTTTTTCAGTATAATGTAAATGAAGACAGGCATGTAAACAAGAAAAACTGACATACAAACAGATGCAGCCAGTTTACAAACCCTACTGCTCCAGCCAAGGTTGGGAGAAATTACAGAATAAGAGCAACACTAGATCACACAACTGAGTGAAGGGAAAAGGCTCAGAAAGCAGTGTATCAGAAAATCACACCATTAACAAGAATGTCAGCTTCATGCAGCCCTCTGCTAGACTTACCCCTCTCTCTTCCAAAAGCCTTAGTCTCGTCTCTACTTTTAGTCTGTTCTCAGCTCCCATTTCGGCACTGGTATTCTCTCCAAGGGCATCATAACGAATAGTCAAGGCAGTCTTAGCTGCCAGCATTCGAGAAATCTGGAAAAGCCGAAAAGAATATTAAATGCTAAGACTTAACATAAGGTAATGATTCACTCTGATCTGGAAGCCACACtgacaaacaaaaagaacaaagtaaCCATTTACTAGCAGTGTTTAGTCCAAATACAATTAGTACATCATTCTTTTAACATGGAAATACTGTTAATGTAACACCTTATTTTCTTGATAAAGAGGGAAACATCTGAGACAGCAAGTTAGTGATACATATCTCACTTTACCCCAACCTTTAGATCAGGTTAGTTTGAGGTGTAATTTCCAGCTGGATAGCTTTCTCCACAATTCAAACACATATTCATCCACCTGCATTATAAAAGCCTAAGCTCTTTAAAAGCAATCCACAAAAGTTACTAGCTTTAGCACAGCAACAAAAGTCCGATTTTCAAGCAAGACTAAAGCCTGTAACAGCTTAGTTTACTATCACGTAGAAGAAAGTAGTAACATACCCCTTGAGAAAGCCAACATTACATCATAACTCGGCAGGAATTAATCTGCTATTACTCAGATGTGCCAAATGGACAATCCCATTCGCTTTTTCCAACAGGAATGAATGACATCCAAAGATTTGTGGGACAGTGGCATTTTCCACGTAACCATGAAGCAATACACTAAAGCAAGCCACGGAAAGAGCCTCACTGCGAAGCTCAAGCCATCTCATCGACAGATATTCATATTCTGGAAAAAGCCAAGGTGGTAAACAATTCTGCAACTcacctttcctttgtttttggtATTGGTTTGTCCCACTAGGGAAGCATGATAGATAAGGCCAAATTTAGGTGTGTCCCGTTTAGTCTTCAGTGCTCTGAAGAGTGCCTTCTCAGCACCCAGTAACTGAACTGTTGAAGCTGGATGTTTTGCCAGATTCAAGAGGGAACCTAGAAGGAGGTGACACAACCATAGTAATTTGTCAGAGGAACAGCTAGAGAAGCAGGAGGCTAGATACCTACACTATTCAAAAGTAGGAAGCTCAGAGCTATCTATTTCTACGAGAGCTGCTTCATGTTAATTTCCTGAAGGACAGGTAAGCCGTTTCAGTCTTTCATGCTTCAACGAACTCCGTTTTGGTTTGATTTCAGCAACAGGAAAGAAGGCTGACTCAATAAAACATATTCCACTGGAGTAATGCCTACTCCTGACAAAGTCTGGCAGCAAGAACGTGTCATCACAGACCTGCAGTATAGATAACTGAAACAGGGCTGCTACCTTGAGCCAGTCTGACTACAAAAGCCTAATGCCAGTTTCTCAGCATTTTACCTCGGAAGTGACTGGACTATCAGCAGGAGGCTCAGTAAGTGTCTCAGAAGAGGTAGTGACTTAAGTTGCCCTCATATTCCAAAAAGAATTCAGGCCAACTGAGAACTTCGTCATCACAGACTACTACCAAGCTCATGCTGGTATTCTCAGATTCCTCAAGAGCCACCTTCCTCCCTGAGGAGGTTCATCAGGGCCTTGCATAACGGTTTTAGCTGACCAGCTCCTCAGAGCAAACCTCTGATGAGGTCGTCTAAGCTTTATTTACACTGATCAGTGTAACCCACCTGCATGAGCAATGAGCCTTGCTCCAACCAGTTCACCCACCATGACAGTGAGATTAGGAGCAATGGCCATCATTCTGTTCTTCAGGTAGTCGTACAGCTGTGTCCGATACTCAGAGATTTCAATCACCTGGCACAGAGAGAGTTTGGTTACAGGAATCAGTATTAGCTGACTGACAAGTATTAAGAGCTAAATATATTGAAATGAGGAAGTGCTGAGAATTCCAACGGAGACtaacaaaatgcaaaatggaCAGACAGCCATGAGCCAGAGTTATAGAAAGCTTTATATAGCGCATATTTCCAGAGCAGAGCTCCATCCACAAAGTATATTGGATCTGTATTGCTCATTCCCTTATGCAACTTATTTTCTCAGCAAAGCTCCTGACAAAGGAGCTGACAACATGCCAAAGACAGCgaagcagaacaaaaatacttAGTAAGGACATTTTCTTTAGGACAAAACCCTGGAACATTCAGTTTTCACATAAATCTTTGCCGCCATTCTCTTGAAATGGGATAAATGCTCTTTACTTGTTCCATACAAATACACACAATTAGAATGTACATAAAAAAGCAGCCTGGTCTAGACCAAGAACAGGAACTCACTACTCCTAACCCTGCCACTCCCTGGTAAAGTCACAAAGGGATCCAACTGGCACCGCTAAAGTCAGAGGGAGTTCACATACAATCTAGATGAAAGCAGGATAGGGCTCCTAACTCTTCCGGGGCCTCAAGTGCTCCACTTTTAACCCAGGGTTTATCACCTAGCTTCAAAAGTGACAGATTAAAAAGAGGCTATACAGTAGCATTATCTTAAGGACTTAAAAGCACAATGATGCCAAAATTCCAACCAAAAGACTGCCACTTTCGGAAGACTTTGTGCAGACATCAACAGTCTGAGATGGCTCAGATGAGGTAGTGACTGTGCACCCTCATGTCTGTGCATCAGGAGAGCAACAATATAGGAATCATCACTGCCATCACAAAACCTTGGTAGAAGAGGCTCTGATATGGCTAACTAAAGTGGTGTTCCTATTGCTATTCATCCACGTGTACATACCTGATCACAGAGATGGATTATGTTGTTTATATCTTCTTCTGATACTTCTGTCCCCATGGAAATCTCGGCAGCAGCCTTCACATCCTCTTCGATCTCCTCTGGCAGGATGTCAGAAACATCCGAGGAGGCAAAATTGCTTCTGTCTCCTGTGGGGGACAGATGAAAGTGTGTTTGTGCTGGGGGTGAGATGaactagtaaaaaaaacccacagaaacaaACGAagataaaaggcaaaaataacaaCAGCAGGTCAAGTCTGCCGTCATCCTATTTCAAACTCGCAAAATATATGTCAATGGTCTGACTTTGTGTTTATACTGAGAATGGTTGGAAATACTAAATTTGAAACtataaaaaaagcctttattctgTATAACTACATACTTCACCTTTTCAGtagctgcttgctgcaaaatttCAGTCACAAGATTACAAAGGAAGAATTCCAGGAAGCAAGCAGTCATTTACCACTAACCAAACCTATGTAATTCTTCCTACAATTGGGAAAAAAGCTCCTTTAAAACCACAAGTCTCTCTCTGGAGTGCAaacttcattattaaaaaaaaaaaaatcaccaatacAAAGCACATGCCTAAGAGGCGAAGCATATTACACTGGTCATTCTTTCTGCTCTTATGAATAATTATAAAAGTTGTAGTCTCCAAGAATACCCGCAAAGAGGCAGCAATTCTCTTTACATCAGTTTTTTGGCAGCTAATTTCCAAACTGGTCTGCTGACTAATTGTGATTCTAAGAAGATATGCTGATGGTCCATGAAGAACTGACTGGTGATATGGTATTAGCTTTCTCTTAAGCTTCAAAACGGTAAATTGCATCAACATACAGGTGCAAGCACACACTACTTTTCTACTGGCCCTATTTACACTGCTGCTGAAGGCAGACTTGTATACAGGGTCATGACTAGCTGGATGAATGAGTGAGTCGCAGGTCCACAAATCAGTGCCATTAATGCACTGCATACGAACATGCAGCATTCTCCAGGCTCAGGCCTCCTTATTACTCACCAACTTTCCGCACGCATTTACAATATGTTAGGTTATCTGTGATGATTTTGCCCAGTTCAGGGAAGTGCCAACCATACCATTCCCTACAGCGCATGATGTAGTTATTCAGTTCTTTGTCCAAGTCATCAAGAAGCgctaagagaaagaagaatgaactttttttctaaaaaggtaATCTAAAAATGGAAAACTCTCAAATCAACAAATTTAAATAGTGTAAAGGGAGataaactgaagtattttatccCATAAAGACTGGAATGAAACATAAGCTGCAGTACACTAGAAGTCTTGACTTTTCAGAGAACTGCATAATCCCAGGCATAATATTATAGAAATATTAGAATTCCCATGAGTGTGGCCTGAAAGTTTCATCACTGGGACTGTCTTGGACAGACTCCTTTAACAGCTGCAAAGCACATTCCCCTGgaaggacagcagcagccagTTATTCTTCCTCTCAGGCAGCCAAAGTGCTACACACGAGATGGATGCAAAACTTAGCTATACTAAACttcaaggaaaaatgttttaatggtgAGAAACTGATCTTGTATTCAACTACTTGATTTAAAAGATTGTATGAAGCCCTTTAGTTGcctttataatataaatataccCAACACAAATCCAACAGGCTCACAATTTACCAGATATGACCAATAACCGGATTTACAACATATGAGTGTAACACCCACAGCATATATCGCTACAGAGCCCTGAGGCTAAAATATTTCCGCTAACGCAATAGCAACATTCCCATCTGTTGTCTCAGTGGTAGTGACGAAGGAACTGAATTAAATCATTAATTTCAGCTTAACTATGTTTCATCATTGACAACAGTCTGGGAATTAATATTCCAAACAGGATTCCTCACCACTGCTTCACAGCAAGCATGCTGATTATGATGTGGATGTCTTCAAGGAAAAATGAGGAATGTGCTTTCCTAGCTGTGTTTACAATTTCAGTCTGTTTCCCATTAAGAAAGCAAGAAGATGGAATGCAGCATTACACACTGCAGTGGGTTTTACATGCCTAACACAAGAGTCTATTTCTACATTGCCCTCTATGCAAGATACCACCAAAATGAAGGGTCAGAAAATCCTGTTCTGTGAGGCCCATTCTCCCAACACCACTCAAAAGGGAGGCATGTTGGGAAGTGAAGTCCTCAGAGGACTGAACTAACACTGCCTGTATTTCAGCTGATCTTTATGCTAAGAAAAAGTGGACGTCAGTTTACTGTATCACCCTAAAAATGTTCCTGCTTGTGGAAAACCCTATCAAGAAAACACACCTTATGCCTAGCTGAACACCAATGCCCAACCTACTGACACATGCTAGGAGGAAATTGACAGCTATGCTTTTCTGTAACCAATGTAAAGAAGTCAGCTATCCTAAGCCGAATCCATTAATAATTTAAGCTCTAAGTATACTTACAAATTGCCTGGATAATCATGGTATCTACTTTATCCGGGCTGAATTTCAACTTGTATCGGGAAAGGCTGAGGAGacagaaatacagtttcatcAGCATCCTGACATCCTGCCACAGAGTATGTCCC
Protein-coding sequences here:
- the NOP58 gene encoding nucleolar protein 58, which produces MLVLFETAAGYAIFKVLNEKKLQEVDSLWKEFETPEKANKIVKLKHFEKFQDTTEALAASTALVEGKLSKNLKKILKKIVAKDAHEQLAVADAKLGGVIKDKLNLSCIHSPMVTELMRGIRSQIEGLITGLPSREMAAMCLGLAHSLSRYKLKFSPDKVDTMIIQAISLLDDLDKELNNYIMRCREWYGWHFPELGKIITDNLTYCKCVRKVGDRSNFASSDVSDILPEEIEEDVKAAAEISMGTEVSEEDINNIIHLCDQVIEISEYRTQLYDYLKNRMMAIAPNLTVMVGELVGARLIAHAGSLLNLAKHPASTVQLLGAEKALFRALKTKRDTPKFGLIYHASLVGQTNTKNKGKISRMLAAKTALTIRYDALGENTSAEMGAENRLKVETRLRLLEERGIRRISGTGKALARTDKYQNKSEVRVFDPSGDSTLPAVSKKRKIQEVEEQDVEVAVKAKKFKAEMKEETTVEDGEPVKKKKKKKDKGKQAEEEEVLSEEPPTSPTVENTEKKKKKKKKMKDEDED